taaaattttataaaatgtattgtttaatatatttgaaattttatttttatggtaaatttttatttttaataaatttgataatttgtatattttttaatattatgcATGATTTGAATTTTCATAGATTTAATTactaattgattttttttcattattattatACATGTGATGACATGTAGTCTAATCCTGGTACTCTGTCATGCTTCCTTTGAAAGTGACACAAGATAGAGGGTTGTTTGGGTCCCCTAAAACAAACCACGCACGTGCACGGTACGCGCATCGATTAGCCCCACCACCTTAGCTACTCTGTCTCCGATACCTACCCTATCTTTGGCCGTcggttacatatatatatatatatatacaaagatTTATCATAAATAAATTCTTCGAAAAATATCATTAAATTAGTTCCAGATGGATTAGCTTTCCGTACTTTTGTCCTTGctcataatatattaatatcaacattaatttaataaatatttaatttttggggACTCTAATCCAACAAGTGGATTGATTCTTTGTATCTATGTCTGCGTGTACAGTGGGTTGCCGTACCCCATTATACAAATTGCACAGCAGACGAGCTTTCCTTGGTGCCGCGCGAATCCAACCCTGTCGTTTTCACCACTACAGCGACATTTTCGCGAGTCCTACGTGGGTGAGCTGACATGAGTGGTCCGTCAAGTTCCCTTTGATTTTTTAGGCAAAATATGAAGGACCATTAATTTCCATATGGTAATTGCAAGTAAAATGAACAAATagtctcttttttcttttttttactatttatcaTAAATTCTTGAAGGTAAAGCGGAAGAATGAATCATGAGGAGAGATTAACGTGGAGGCTAGCGGTTTTGATGGAGCTGCAAACGGGGCAAGTGAGCAGAAACGACCCGCAGACCGCACAAAGACACAGATGCCTGCAAGGCAAAAGCAACACGCAAGATTCCTCTTTCCCGCAGCTCCTGCAAGTCCTGTTCCCACTCTTGACCCCGTGATCTGCGTTGTCCGTCGATTGGTTTTCGGCCGACGCCAGCGTGCCGATTTCATCGTAGTTGCTGCCACAACAAGACTGTGCGTCGTCCAGCAACGCCGCCTCATCGGCCCGGCGCCGTTGTATCAGATTCTGTTGGTGTTCATCTTGCACGTGAGTCAGGACTTGCTCAAGATCGCATCTCAGAGCATTCGCAGTAGCTTCGTTTGTCTGTGCCAAATCCCTCCATATCTGATTTTCAACACAGAGTAATTTCACTTTCTCCTCCAGCGCGCAATTTAACTTCTCGATTTTttctatttcttcttcttttgcTTTCAGCTTCTTTGCTATGTTCTGTTGAACAGCCGCAGCGAACCGCGTGGAATATCTCCGACGTCTCTCTTCCATTTCCATCCTCACCTTTTCCGTCTGTCCAAATATTTTTCAGCATTATTAATTAAAACTGCAAATGCGTTGAATCGtaatttaaaatgtaactgGACTGAGAATATCGACAAGTACGTACATGTTGGGAGATGATAAGATCGATTTCCATTTGCTGCTGTTGAATATGCGACGAGATATCTTCTCCGAGAAAATTGAACGAACCGCAACGATTATTCGCACTCTGGCTTGGTAAAACGTTCGTGAATATCGTCGAAAGCATAGGACTGACCGGATCCCTCGAACGCTTCCTCGAAACAGGCATGGCGCAGGTGATGCCACTATCAGATTTCATCGCCACAGCTTTTGGCGTAACAGTATTCGTGAACGCTGAGCCGTACATAGGAACGGCGGCATCCATAGCCGCACTCATCCCTGATAAAGGCGTCATCACCCCATATGCCACCGGAGTTCCATAGACGTTTCCATTAACTTCCACACCGTTCATCATCAAATTTCTACATTATTCATTCAGAGAACATTCAAACCCATACCTTGACAAACATCGAGGAAAGAGAACATAAAAATTGAAAAGTGAACCTACCCATTGCTAAGGACCTGTGGAGGAATAAGATGGAGATGCCGAGCTTCAACCGCCATCGAAACCTGTATATTTTCCTGGCTTTCTCCGTTGAGcgaaggaaaaaaaattggtaGTGTGTCTCCCCCTTTCCTCAGCCTGTGCGGGAATTTATACTAGAATAATAACAGCTGGGTCTGCCTGAGATGGTTCGGGACTGAGGTGAAGACTCAGAGAAGGAGAGGGAAAATATGAATGGGAGAAGAAATAAATGGTCATGCAAAACGAGGGGTGTTGGCGTATTTAAGGGATTGGGTGTGGCTTTTAAGGACTCGTGAATTATCATTTCGGATAAGTCGAAATCCCCGTCTAtttatcaaaatcaaatataataataatttatttatttaaatacgtATCTCTTTTTCttaaaagtaaaacaaaataCCTTTTTGAAATAGCCATTCtcggggtttttttttttatatcggTAATGTTGTTTTAATCTAAAATTCAAAACATTCAACGAAAGAAAATATTGATTAGATAGCCAAAATGCCTCTTCGTATTGGTTAAATCGAAAGTGTTTTTTTCTCGTATTTTAATATCATCGAATAATGTAAATTTATCGTATTTTTACAAAATTTGTCATATATATCGACGGACCAACaactaatatttaaataaaaaaaatactctgacactaaaataaaataacgaTAAAGCATAATAATAAGATTAGAGATTCGGTCAGACCGGAAATTCGGCCAAATCCGAGGGGCTAATATGGAACGTTATATTGATTCATAGTCGATGTTTGTCGTTTATGGTAACAAAGCCTGACACGTGTGAAGGGAGACCTCTTCCAACTCTGCACGTGCAAAGGGTGAGCAGCGTGGCGGGGGTGGATGAGCGCTGGAGGTTGGGAAATGGTACGGGTCGTGTGATTTCAGTTGGGTGCGTGGGACCCAACTCCCCCACGAGGACAACtctttttacgattttattttatttttatttatctaaaaaaatatttaaaattcacTTAACATAAATTAACTCAtacaattaaattaattcaaaattatcgATCTGATTTCAAATACACTTGATATATTGAATTGGTTCTTTCTAAAACTTTATATCTCAAACAAAATAAAGTTTCGTGTAGATAAATTGTATGGATGATACGATACACATGAGTCTCATGTACCATAAATTGGTTGGGCGATAACGGTGCAAGGTAGGTTTGACCCCACTAGTTTGTTTCagctttaattattattaactaGAAATTTATAACTTCGTCTGCGTGTAAATATGGATTTTGTAGGACTGAAAGAAAAAAAGTTGTGGAGCTCGATGATCTAAGTTTAGGTTAGTTCGATTATGGGTGTGGGGGTAGTTCCCACACCCCATATGAGTTGTTGAGATTCCACTCATgggtgaaaaaaaaattaaaaaaaaatctattatCGAAATTATCGGCTTGtactattatataataataatcgaaaattggtgtgtgtgtgtgtatttgaaATGGAAGAAATGAATGCGTTGGTTGCCCATGCCCCAAGTTTCATTTTCTTGCGTGGTTCTGCGTGCTTCGTCAACAGATGATACCACCAATATATGTCAGATCAAAGCATGCATATGGACAGACACTATTATTTGGTTTGGTCTATGTCACTTTCTTCACACACCCACAATATTTAATACATTTGGATGGAAaatcaataataaaaacaaaaccaACAGATTCCTATGTTTTAAATTTAAgtgcaataaatattttttaatacaaaTCTTTAGGCATATCTAATTTGTTcatttataatatatactagTTACTCTGCACACGTTATGCGTGTGTGCAtaatcttttttatcattatcgatgcattaaagttaaaaaatttgacaaattatggaatgactaaattgatatttgaattgttgaattTGACACGAGGTTGGCTGATTGAGCTAAATGGCAAAAGCAAAATGCCAATTTTCTAACATAtagtgttattattatttttttaaaattttttcttacATATACATATTCTTTATTTGGTCATTTCCCCACTAAATAATGATGTACGATAAATCTtgacaaatttattttttcattcatGTGAGTTTCGATGCTGCCATTCGGACAGATTAGCTGCAATTAAGGAGACATGTCTGGCATTAAAATAGGGAAAACAGATATATCCCATCGGATTGTTTGAGGTTTGAATTATTAATCAAATCTTGAAATCATAATTAACCCACATGAATGCTGACATCAAATAGTTTAAATGAAAACAAAAGAGTGCCGTGCGTTATGATCAGAGTTGGCACCCAACCCCCATCCATCTGCACACATGCATTATATCGCACCCCATTTAAGTTTTCTAATCCATTCccattaaaataatacattaaATAACTAAAAAGGACACTTATTTTGTGCTTAATTCGTGTGAAAACACTACTCAAAACCCTAAAATACATGGATTTGATCGAGTATTAATCAAACTTGAGTAGTCATGTATACTCTATAATAACCAATTTGGTTTATCGGTGTGACACCGTAATAAATTTACTCAACGTACGTATGTGTCGATCGCTAGTATTTATAATGAGGGTTGAGAGTTTTTCAATCATTATAATGTAGTTTTAATAGTTAaatttcaacttcttgaatCCAACATTTTTTTAATCTAGCTTTGTGGTGAGTggtgaaatatttaaaaattcccCGACTATTATATATTATGCTATCTCGAAGCCCAATTTGCTCCGATTACCAAGAAAAATCAGGGGGGAAGAAAGTGAAATTGCAATCCAATTCCAATGAGGGAGATTCCTAAGCTAGAAGATCACTAGGCCAAAAAAGAAAGGCATGGGTGGGATTCTCCATTAAGAATTCATACGCACCTTTCCCCATCTTTTTTCTAAACTTCATTATTGCTTCCATCAACCCAACCACGATTCCTACTTTAATATAACCTCCAAAAAGTAAGTTAATAaacttaaattataatatatggtAAAACGAatccaaaattttaattttagcaTAAATTTTATCGGGAATACTGAGTTGATAGGTTATCGTATTGTttaaaacccaaaaaaaaaaaaaatcaacccTTTAGCGTTGGATTAATATTCATATCATGTTGATAAAAAtaacaagaaagaaaaagatTCAAAGAATTGACATTAAAGAAAGCAAAGGATTATATAGATAAATAGATAGatatatagatgatatttttGTTCCCCTCTTTTGAGGGCAAATGTCCCGAGGAGCTTGACTTGTTGGATTTTTCTTTTTCCATCTCTTTTCCCACTTTACATTTCATTCAACTTAAAGTCGTACCGGAAATGAGAGGAATTTGGTTAATTATTCCACATGTGAACTGCAAGCTTTTTCACCCCATTTTTTTTTTAGAGATTCCCTTCTCCCCAAAATAGGTTAAAAGTAAAGAGTGAGACTCTGACAGATTCAAAGCTTTCCttcctttgttttgttttttctttttttttattttaattattctaACCATTGAGTTTACTTTTTAATGAGACTtaaatttaaagtttttatGTTATCGAAATTAATAAAGATCAATGAAATTATAATGAGATAGATTGGGGCCAAAATTCAGCAAATAAAGGACCCCGACACTGTCACATTTATATTTACAGAAGATACCTTTTCCTTTTATACTTTTGCTAGAGCTTATAAaaaaggcaaaaaaaaaaaaaatcagtactTAATTATCCTTTTcctttgaataaaaatatatgaataaTTCTTGAAAGCTGTGATTTTCATTGGTGACTTTgtcatatttattttaataatatatataataatagcaGTGTATTGGAAACATGCCATACTTGTGTTAAAACGACTTCGTACGTTAGGTTTCGTTCACTTTAGTTCCCCTGCCTAAAAGAATTGACCGTTGGTATTCACGGGGTTTGTGGGTCCCCACACGCTTATTTGTCCACTGGTCCGTGTCACTTTATTTACTCCTCCTTTTTAGACTCAAAACACACCAACATTCATGTGAAGCTGCTTGACCATTgaccccaaaaaaaaaattacgcaTCTAAACTACCAAATATTTGAGATTTGGtttcaatttattaaattgGAAAAATAATTCTTATTAGAAATATTATACTAAGtttttttttactattaaaAAAGTATaactaaaatattataaatgttattaacaaaaatatattaCAAATTTATAATGATATATCAATTGTTTAACTCATATGAGACTGTATCACGGTTTAATTTTATAAGATGGATACTCCAATCTGACTGGAAtactgaaaaaatattatattttaggctaaaaatatcaatttttattttaaatatgaatcgAGTCAGTCCATCCAAGAAACCTACTAAAAAGAGACTTGGTCTATTAATATTTGTCATGTCTCCCGTCCTTTTTTATTAGTGTTATTACGATTGGGAAGTGACTTTTTTGTATATAATTTTGGACAATCCTACTATTATGGTGTCTATTTTCTGATAATGCCTCCTGCTTTTCAGTTGAAGGCTAATATAATGTCCTCATAAAAgataagagtaggtctcatgtgagaccgtctcacggatctcaatctgtgagacgggtcaaccctacccatattcaccataaaaagtaatatccttagcataaaaagtaatactttttcattgattacCCAAAtatagatccgtctcacaaaatatgacccgtgagaccgtctcacacaagtttttgccaaaagatAATAACCGAGGTGTGTTGTTTGGGCCAGAAAAGAAGAGAGTGGGTAAAACGTTCGATGATATTTCAAACAAAAAAGTAGTCTAACTGATTGGACCGGGCCTTCATCCTTGGGCCTTGTGTAAAGCATCAAAGTGGGCCAGGCCAGTTAATTGCAAATGTATCTCCAGGTCAATTAGTGCTTATCGCTGGACCGGTGCAATTGCcaaaggattttttttttttttttttaacactgGAATgttataatttataaaaatcgAACATGTGTTTTATGTTTCCAGGTTGCTtgcaaaatattttgttttcagagaattatttaaatttatagatTGTGAATAAGTGATAAAAATCAAAAGTGAGcattgttttaaaataaaagcgaAAAACTGATCAAAAGTAAGTagtgttttaaaataaaagtatatAGTTTTTTgcagacaaaaacttgtgtgagacggtctcacgggtcatatttgtgagacggatatcttatttgggtcatccatgaaaaaatattacttttttatgctaagagtattactttttattgtgaatatcgatagggttgacccgtctcacagataaagatccgtgagacggtctcacatgagactcacttttTTTGTAAATAAATGGTTATAGTACTatcattttaataaaatatgaaaaatacctTAATCGTAAGACATATCTAGCACTCCCTTTCTCTTCCCATCGGGGTTAAGAGTGTAAAAAgaaattcatttatttaatcaaatattaTAATCGCTTTTGAATAATAGAAATCACCGTGAGACaagttttgaaattttatttaaattaagtagGGCTAATTAAAAAATCTGGAGTTACAAAGAACACAAAACTGATTTTTTCAATTTAcggaataattatttttttagagTTCGCAAACAATCCATTCAAATGTCTCATGATTTTCAATTGATTCGTTGAAACTATtcacttgaaaaaaaaaatttccaaatACATTGGCCTGAGATCTTACGTAATGCCAAAAAGTCCATCGCCTCAGGGCCGGCCTCGGAAAGACCCAaaattattcttttttttttattattctaatatttttatttgatgaCACACTAAAAAAATTCTTGCTTAATATtaaacaaaaagaaataatTGATTAAGTTCGATTTTCTGACACTTTGATTTGAACAAATTAAACAATATCAAAAAAGTTTTTGGTTTTGTtgaatttcaaaaaattaaagAGTGAACATTTAAATAGTTCTATAGAGCTTCAATAATTTGAGTAATAATGAGCATTTATACATTAATTGTGGTTAGTTGTGTTCAAAGTTGATGGTTGTGAGATGATATTccacaaattaataaaactaataGATATGCTACTGTGTTTGGCGAGACCGAATTATTTAATCTCAAATACTTATGTTGTTTGATGATATCGAATGATTTATTCTCAAATACGTAAGTTGCCCTCACTTGTCCATAAGATTTTGTTACTCATACCACTCACAACTCATCAACataaaatgtcaaaaacttgtgtgagacggtttcacgggtcgtatttgtgatacagatctcttatttgggtcatccatgaaaaatattactttttatgttaatagtattatttttattgtgaatatggatagagttcactcgtctcacatattaagatccgtgagacgatctcacatgagacccactctaaaaGAAACTTCTCAAAATTgaagataataaaaaaaaatgtttattatTTCACAAAGAAATAATTCGTCAACTTAAGTATACAAATTTGATAGATATTTTGGAACGAATTGACGAGTATTATTTATGtaattatttcaaacatttgtTGACTTATTATTAATGTAATATCTTGTTTATGGTCATATGATATATTTATGTATGGCTAATTATATTTGTTATTTGCGAACTTTTACAATTATTTTTCGCAATAAgaatatttttttacttttcGCATCAGGTTCCATCGAACACAAGTACTGCTGTGATACTTgagatttatattatttttcaaattttatttatttggaaaaaatgaaatataaatGATCTTATCTGAAAGCCATTGCTTTCGAAAACATAGTCAAAatgaataaataattatttttagtcaTTTTTTGACTACTTGATATATTTTCATCCCACGCATGCTGCAAATTTCACATCTTATAAGTTATATTATCACTATGTGAATCTATGTTCCATGcttttctaattttttataaCTATGAATATCATACCTttgcttattattattattataattatccACAGACCATATAAAAATACacgatttttaaatatttattggcgaataatttttatttctaatataatttataaatcattaatatatatatatatatatatatgttttgataAAACTTGTAAATATcactaatattttaattattaaatcattaacCATAAAactaaatgttttataataattaactaAAAGTCTAGGacacaaaacaaaaaaagaaaaaaaaaacaatatttattgaTTCTATTGTTGTCGTTTGAGAAAGCGTAGAAtagttttgaatttttttcagaTCGACACTTTCTTTTTCATGTTAAAATAATTATAGCTTTCAAAAAATTTACCTGCTTTGGTGTCACGGACATCCGCAATGTTTATACAAGCAAATTTTCTACGCATTATTTCCACCTATGATCAGATTTTCAGAGTCAAGGATCTGCTTCGAATTTTAGAGCAGACTTGTTTGTTGCAAACTGTGCCGGGTCCTACTACAGAACAGGCCTAGAGCATCACGACCCAAAATTTTATTTGTTGCTCCTTACCGGGAGTGAAGTTCAAAAGTTGGACAAAATATAAATCAGAACAGCGTACCACCAAAATTTGACCACAAAATAAACACAACATTCATGTTTCAAACATAAAAGACTGACGACTCAACAAGACCTGGGTTTGAACGCGCACGGATGCTACACCGGTTCTTAGAAAGAcacaattataataaaataagttgaaaaatgatATCCGGCCAGGAAAAGAAAATTAACAGGAAACACAAGTTTTACCTACCTCATGCTTTATAGCCTATCCTCAAATTCAGAGAGGGGAGTGATCTGTTCCTTCAATCCTTTCCTCTTTCGGATGTCGGCTACCAGAGTGGCTGCCTGAGATCCCGCCTCTAAAGGATCAGAGGCCATCATGTCCCAATGATCAAATACACACTGGGGGAATGCCTGACCAGAGGTCGCAGCTCTCAAGGTACTTGAGAAACCAAATGACTCCACAACAGGTAGGTATGCCTTGATGTTGTAAAGAGGAGTACCCTGTCTCTGCATTTCTTCAAAGACGTGCCCACGTTTCTGATTCAAGACACTGTAAATTCCACCTAGAGCTTGCTCCGGAGCTTGGATCTCCACCAGGTACACGGGCTCCAAAAGACGAGGCTTGGCAGTTAGTTGTGATGCATAAATAACCCTCCTTGCTGTTGGAATAACTTGACCACCACCTCTATGTATGGCATCGGTATGAAGAACAACATCGCAGACCTCAAAGCAAATGCCTCTCATGTTTTCATCAGCCAATGGCCCTTCCTTCGAAGCCCACTGGAACCCAGCAACAACCGAATCCTTAATTTCATTCAAGTACTGAACTCCTTTACACATATCAACCACCATATTTGGACCTGTGGTTTCAGGACCAAAGCACCAAATCTTCTTTGCCAGCTCCTTATCCCAACCATACTCTTCCGACAAGATTTTCGAACGAACCTTGGGATCATCCCTTGGACCGATACGGCCATCATCAATTGCCTCGGCGAGTCCTTCTTCCAATGGTCTAGCTTCCATGTACAAACGATTGTGTTTGTTTGGTGATTTGCTCATCACAGTACGGCAAGATCTCTCGAGAACAGTCTCACGGAAAGACACAACCGGATCTGATTTTATAATTTCAGCTCCACCCATGAAATCATCCTGCAAGTCTTTCAAGCATATCTCAAGATGAAGTTCTCCAGCACCAGCAACGATGTGCTCCCCAGATTCCTCCATAGTACAGACAACCATAGGATCGGACTTGGCCAAACGCTTCAAACCTTCAACAAGCTTAGGTAGGTCGGATGCAACCTTACACTGGACAGCAACACGCACAACAGGTGAGACAGAGAATTTCATGGCTTTAATAGGATGGGCATCAACTTCCTTCTCGTTTGTCAGAGTAGCATTTTTCGTAATGAATTGATCGAGACCGACCATGGCCACAGTGTTCCCACACGGTACATCTTCCACAGTCTCCTGCTTCTTTCCCATCCAAATAACAGTTCTCTGGACACTCTTCACGTACAAGTCCTTTTTCTCCCCAGGAACATAGTTTGGGCCCATGATTCTAACCTTCAAACCCGTAGACACCTTGCCAGAGAATACTCGACCAAAAGCAAAGAACCTACCCTTGTCAGAGGCTGGAATCATCTTGGACACATAGAGCATGAGAGGTCCCTCGGGATCACAGTTTCTGATAGCATTCGC
This region of Primulina eburnea isolate SZY01 chromosome 14, ASM2296580v1, whole genome shotgun sequence genomic DNA includes:
- the LOC140812721 gene encoding probable BOI-related E3 ubiquitin-protein ligase 3, whose translation is MAVEARHLHLIPPQVLSNGNLMMNGVEVNGNVYGTPVAYGVMTPLSGMSAAMDAAVPMYGSAFTNTVTPKAVAMKSDSGITCAMPVSRKRSRDPVSPMLSTIFTNVLPSQSANNRCGSFNFLGEDISSHIQQQQMEIDLIISQHTEKVRMEMEERRRRYSTRFAAAVQQNIAKKLKAKEEEIEKIEKLNCALEEKVKLLCVENQIWRDLAQTNEATANALRCDLEQVLTHVQDEHQQNLIQRRRADEAALLDDAQSCCGSNYDEIGTLASAENQSTDNADHGVKSGNRTCRSCGKEESCVLLLPCRHLCLCAVCGSFLLTCPVCSSIKTASLHVNLSS
- the LOC140811623 gene encoding LOW QUALITY PROTEIN: elongation factor 2-like (The sequence of the model RefSeq protein was modified relative to this genomic sequence to represent the inferred CDS: deleted 1 base in 1 codon); protein product: MVKFTAEELRRIMDYKHNIRNMSVIAHVDHGKSTLTDSLVAAAGIIAQEVAGDVRMTDTRADEAERGITIKSTGISLYYEMSDESLKNYKGERHGNEYLINLIDSPGHVDFSSEVTAALRITDGALVVVDCVEGVCVQTETVLRQALGERIRPVLTVNKMDRCFLELQVDGEEAYQTFQRVIENANVIMATYEDPLLGDVQVYPEKGTVAFSAGLHGWAFTLTNFAKMYASKFGVDESKMMERLWGENFFDPATKKWTSKNSGSPTCKRGFVQFCYEPIKQIINICMNDQKDKLWPMLQKLGVTMKSDEKELMGKALMKRVMQTWLPASTALLEMMIFHLPSPSKAQKYRVENLYEGPLDDTYANAIRNCDPEGPLMLYVSKMIPASDKGRFFAFGRVFSGKVSTGLKVRIMGPNYVPGEKKDLYVKSVQRTVIWMGKKQETVEDVPCGNTVAMVGLDQFITKNATLTNEKEVDAHPIKAMKFSVSPVVRVAVQCKVASDLPKLVEGLKRLAKSDPMVVCTMEESGEHIVAGAGELHLEICLKDLQDDFMGGAEIIKSDPVVSFRETVLERSCRTVMSKSPNKHNRLYMEARPLEEGLAEAIDDGRIGPRDDPKVRSKILSEEYGWDKELAKKIWCFGPETTGPNMVVDMCKGVQYLNEIKDSVVAGFQWASKEGPLADENMRGICFEVCDVVLHTDAIHRGGGQVIPTARRVIYASQLTAKPRLLEPVYLVEIQAPEQALGGIYSVLNQKRGHVFEEMQRQGTPLYNIKAYLPVVESFGFSSTLRAATSGQAFPQCVFDHWDMMASDPLEAGSQAATLVADIRKRKGLKEQITPLSEFEDRL